In Arthrobacter sp. MN05-02, the genomic stretch GGATCGGGTGACTCCCTCGAGGATGGTGCCGGACAGGGCGGGAGTGACGAGCGAACCGTCCCGGAAGACGAAGAAGACGTTCATGCCGCCGAGCTCCTCGACGGCGTTGTCGTTGAACTGGTCCAGGAACAGCACCTGCTTGCAGCCGTGCGCCTCGGCTTCGAGTTGAGCGGCGAGCGACGAGGCGTAGTTGCCGCCGGCCTTCGCTGCGCCGGTTCCACCGCGCCCGGCCCGCGCGTAGTTGCGCGACACCCAGATGTCCACCGGCTTCACCTCGCCACCAAAGTAGTTGCCCGCAGGTGATGCGATGACACGGTAGGACACCTCGCGGGCGGGCCGCACCCCGAGGAACGCCTCGGTGGCGATCATGAACGGCCGGAGGTACAGGCTCTCGCCGTCGCCGGAGGGGATCCAGTCGGCGTCCACCGAGACGAGCTGGCGCAGGGACTCGAGGAACAGCTCCTCGGGCAGCTGGGGAAGTGCCAGGCGGGCTGCGGAGCGGTTGAGGCGGGCGGCGTTCGCATCGGCGCGGAACGTCCAGACGGAGCCGTCGGCGTGCCGGTAGGCCTTCATCCCCTCGAAGATCTCCTGGCCGTAGTGCAGGACGGCGGCCGCCGGATCGAGCGCGATGGGGCCGTAGGGCTCGAGGCGTGCGTCGTGCCAGCCGCCGACGCCCGACTCGTCCACGCGGAAGTCGACGATGGCCGTGTGGTCGGTGAAGAAATTGCCGAAGCCCGGATTCGCCAGCACCGCCTCGCGCTCCTCGGCCGACTTCCGCTGCGTCGACAGGTGCTGGGCGAACTGGGTTTCGGTGGCTGTCATGGTTCCTCCGTGCTGGAACGGACTGCACGTGCGGCGTGGCCGCCGTCGCCCGTCGGTGGTCAGTGCTCCGGCACTGGGTTAATGATGTGTAACCACCTTAGGACACGGCAGCGGCAATAGCATCGCCGACGGCCGACGTGCTGCGGGCCCCGGACCGGGCGGCCATGTCCTGCTCCACGGCCTGCTCGATCCGCTCCGCGGGAGCGTCGTGGCCGAGATGCCGGAGCAGAAGGGCCGCGGACAGGATCGCCGCGGTGGGGTCGGCCACCTGCCGGCCGGCGATGTCCGGGGCCGAGCCGTGGACGGGCTCGAACATGGACGGCGCGGTGCGGTCCATGTTGAGGTTCGCGGACGCGGCGAGACCGATCCCTCCCGACACGGCGGCGGCGAGGTCGGTGACGATGTCACCG encodes the following:
- the ilvE gene encoding branched-chain-amino-acid aminotransferase → MTATETQFAQHLSTQRKSAEEREAVLANPGFGNFFTDHTAIVDFRVDESGVGGWHDARLEPYGPIALDPAAAVLHYGQEIFEGMKAYRHADGSVWTFRADANAARLNRSAARLALPQLPEELFLESLRQLVSVDADWIPSGDGESLYLRPFMIATEAFLGVRPAREVSYRVIASPAGNYFGGEVKPVDIWVSRNYARAGRGGTGAAKAGGNYASSLAAQLEAEAHGCKQVLFLDQFNDNAVEELGGMNVFFVFRDGSLVTPALSGTILEGVTRSSIIQLGRDPGLDVSERKITLDEWRDGVASGDITEVFACGTAAVITPIGQLRDGDEFIGAAGAPAGEVTMSIRSQLLGIQTGTVEDTHGWLTRLV